One part of the Lycorma delicatula isolate Av1 chromosome 7, ASM4794821v1, whole genome shotgun sequence genome encodes these proteins:
- the LOC142327947 gene encoding protein CDV3 homolog, producing MADLDDFFAKKDKKKSKGKKFTTADDIDKNLLESCKQRDKSKRGKLQLSTGYDGIDFSFGSQQDDEWRTIEEEEKKDNTGLKIQNLTIIESDCGEDDDGDWWKRSYSGEEGRDSEMEGSETGDLLPKKKVHFSPWKVVAQPQIQDEFSEMKPQDKKSEDEDTKSGTGREHTRDTGVRYVPPHVRNLAQKHTHFPGSRSLKTKDAPDVKSEELFPTLSSLKSTDPSNGAWDKKRRNDGIGFSKAHNSKSHSFQYSTTGMKTGPEKLTLINKYSALTNLTQNKN from the coding sequence ATGGCCgatttagatgatttttttgcaaaaaaagataaaaaaaaatcaaaaggcaAAAAGTTTACAACTGCGGATGATATAGATAAAAATCTGTTGGAAAGCTGTAAACAAAGGGATAAATCTAAAAGAGGAAAATTACAGTTAAGTACAGGATACGATGGGATAGATTTTAGTTTCGGAAGTCAACAGGACGATGAATGGAGAACCATAGAAGAAGAGGAGAAAAAGGATAATACCGGACTTAAAATACAGAATCTCACTATAATTGAAAGTGACTGTGGTGAAGATGATGATGGGGATTGGTGGAAGCGAAGTTACAGCGGAGAAGAAGGCAGGGATAGCGAAATGGAAGGCAGCGAAACAGGCGATCTTTTGCCCAAAAAGAAAGTTCATTTCAGCCCCTGGAAAGTCGTTGCTCAACCGCAAATTCAAGATGAATTTTCAGAAATGAAACCACAGGATAAGAAATCTGAGGACGAAGATACAAAATCGGGTACTGGAAGAGAACATACACGCGATACGGGAGTGCGCTACGTTCCACCGCACGTACGCAACCTTGCACAAAAACATACGCATTTTCCAGGTTCAAGATCACTGAAAACAAAAGACGCACCTGATGTCAAAAGTGAAGAATTGTTTCCTACCCTGTCTTCACTTAAAAGTACCGATCCGAGTAACGGGGCTTGggataagaaaagaagaaatgatGGAATAGGTTTTTCAAAAGCGCACAACAGCAAATCGCATTCATTTCAATACTCGACAACAGGAATGAAAACGGGGCCTGAAAAATTAACGCTGATCAATAAATACAGTGCTTTGACAAACTtgacacaaaacaaaaactaa